The Gorilla gorilla gorilla isolate KB3781 chromosome 23, NHGRI_mGorGor1-v2.1_pri, whole genome shotgun sequence genomic interval ACCACCACCGTGCTGGGAAGCAGGGAGACAGCCAACCCTGAGGGAATCTTCATGATGTCAGGAAAGCTCGCCCGCCCAGGGGCACATGCTCCTGTCCAGGCTGCCAGAGCCCAGCCACTGCATCCCAGAGCACTCAGCTCCCGGCCAGCCCTGACTCTTTCACCCAACACTCCCCAAACCGATACCCACAGGATCACCAGCGGACTGGATGTGAACGGGGCATTCCATGGCCAAACATTTGGGGAAAtgcgtgtttttttgtttgttttttgtttttgagacagtctcactctgtcacccaggctggagtgcagtggtgcaatctcggctcactgcaaactccacctcccgggttcaagtgattcttgtgcctcaacctcctgagtagctggtgggattacaagcgagcaccaccacgcccagctaatttttgtatttttagtagagacggggtttcaccatgttgcccaggccagtctcaaaatcctgacttcaagtgatctgcccgcctcagcctcccaaagtgctgggattacagatgtgagccaccgcgcccaggcgaAATGCATATTCTCTGCCTGGGTTCTGGGAGTTATCAAAAGATACCACCACATTAAAGACTCTGAGAGGTGCTGAGTGCAGAGGCCTCTGGACCCAGGTGAGCCAGGGAGTGAGTGGCTACCGCATCCAGAGAGCAAGCTGCTGGCACCAGTCAGGAAAAAGCTGCTGCAGCTGGAGCTTCTCATCACCCAGACTGCCCCTCCCAACTCCTCCAGACACAGACGGAAAAGGTTCCGTGTTCATCAGCACCCCAATTCCTCTAGACATGAATGGAAAAGGCTCCTTCATCAGCACCCCATGCCCAGTGAGCATTTCTTCCTGGCACTAATCACACAGCCTGCCAGGCAGCTCTCTTGCTCTTAAGGACATAACTTAGCTGCCCCGACTGCTCTGCCTGGCAGGTGTGATCTGGTTActggcacagggaggggagctCTGCCCGACAGGTGTGATCTGGTTACTGGCACGGGGAGGGGAGCTCTGCCCGACAGGTATGATCTGGTTACTGGCACGGGGAGGGGAGCTCTGCCCGACAGGTGTGATCTGGTTACTGGATGGGGAGGTGAGGCCTCCTTAAAGGCTGTTAGTGCTTTCCCCTCTGCATCTCTCCTAACTCCCAGGACTCAGTCAATTTTGGACACTAGCTTAGGTTACTAACCCATAACAACTGCCTGGACCCCTGAGTACACAACGCCCCCCACACACCCCGTCCAAGGCCACGCTCATGCAGGGGTAGGGGCACTGCATGCCAAGGCAAAGAAGGGTACACACCAGCCGACTCGCTCCCAGCACCTCCGCTTGCTGGCCTCATAGGTGAGTGCGGCTTCCCACAGGTCCACGTCTGGGGTCACGCTGGGCTCAGACTGGGAATCAGGAGTCAAGTTGGACGCTGACTGGAATCCTTCGTCTTCCCACTGATCCACACTCGGTGGGACCTGGAGACACAGGGAAGGGCAAACCGCCACTTATTGCTGTGTCCACGTTTCATCCAAGGGCGATGAGAATTCCAGGAACTTTATGCAAAGACCTAACAaaatgtttcttctgtttttctcaagCGCATGTGTACCATACAATGTTTCCCACCAATAAGCCATTTAaggaattaaacaaaataattcgTCAAGGCTGCCAATTTCCAATTCCATGTAACACACAAGCCTCAGCGGAACTTAAGAGTGAAACTTTTTGAGATGCCTCAGACCTGGAAATTCCAATGTGGGGAACCcagaattaaaaaaatcacactcAACATTAAAAAACTACTGTACAccggggccaggcgcagtggctcacgcctgtaatcccagcactatgggaggctgaggcgggtggatcacctgaggtcaggagtttgagaccagcccggccagcatggtgaaaccccgtctctactaaaaatataaaaatcggccaggcgtggtggtgggcacctgtggtcccagctactcgggaggctgaggcagaagaactgcttgaacccgggaagcggaggttgcagtgagccgagattgcgccaccgcactccagtctgggcggcagagcaagactgtgggcagcaagccacccagatgccgaggcaagagaccgagggcacgagctgttctagtataataaaatataaagaacaagAATAGTTACACTATAGATCATAAATATGATTATACATGAATgttattaatcattagtttgtagcaattactctttattccaagaTTATAATAATCTTCGCTCTACAATTATAACTTAGGagaaaccaggccatacagagataggagctgaaggggcatggtgagaagtgaccagaagacaagagtgtgagccttctgtcatgcccagacagggccactagagggctccttggtctagtggTAATGGCAGCACCTGGGAAGACGCCCATTACCTAGCGGaccttggtctagcggtagcgTCAGTGCCTAGGAAAAGCACCCACTACTTAGCAGAccaggaaagggagtctccctttccctgggggagttagagaagactctgctccaccacctcttgtggagggcctgacatgaCTCAGGCCCACCCGCAGTTATCCAGAGGCCTaaacgtctccctgtgatgctgtgcttcagcagTCACACTCCTAGTCCGcattcatgttccatcctgtacacctggctctgccttctagatagcagtagcaaattagtgaaagtactaaaagtctctgaaatgcagaaataatggtgtaagctgtctcctctctctttctccgcTTCGGCTGCCaaacagggaagggccccctgtccagttgacacgtgacccacgtgacgttacctatcattggagatgactcacactccttaccctgccccttttgccttgtatccaataaataacagcgcagccTGGCATTTGGGGCCACTACTGGTCTCCACGTGTTGGTGGTAGTgatcccccgggcccagctgttttttcttttatctctgtcttgtgtctttatttctaccatCTCTCGTCTCCGCATATGGAGAGAAAAACCCACAGACCCTGTAGGGCTGGTCCCtacacaagactccatctcaaaaaaaaaaaaaaaaaaaaaaagaacaatcaggccgggctcacgcctgtaatcccagcactttgggaggccgaggcgggcagatcacgaggtcaggagatagagaccatcctggctaacacggtgaaaccccgtctctactaaatatacaaaaaattcgcagggcgtggtggcaggcgcctgtagtcccagctactcaggaggctgaggcgggagaatggcgtgaacctgggaggcagagcttgcagtgagccaagattgtgccaccgcactcgagcctgggcgacagagcgagactgtgtcaaaaaaaaaatcaaatcaaataaaaaaataaaaatacaaacatataaaatacaaaaattagctgtgtgtggtgacgcacacctgtagtcccagatacttaggaggctgaggcaggagaatcacttgaacccaggagatggaggttgcagtgagccgagaccacaccactgcactccagcctgggcgacagagcaagacttgtctcaaaaacaaaaaacaaaactgctgtACACCAAGACATTTGCTGTAGCATTATGTATGTTTCTAAATCATCTAGCTATGGCATAAGAATAGAACGACTAGTAACAATGTATCCTTTTGGCAACACTGATAAagcaataaaatacaaaactcaaaTGAGGAGCTACAGCGTACCACGGTAAAGCCTCAGGCGACAGACAACAAAAACATACCCAATTGCAGGAATTACAGAACATGAACACTTTTGCCACacgtggctactgagcacttgaaatgtggcttgtggggctgaggaactgagtattttattttgttttaattaacttCAATTTAAACAGCAGCTCTAGAAGGCAGAGGTGGCTTAACAACATACCCCATTAGGTAAAGATGAAAAGCAGCATGTTGCTTTGGCCGGCAGGTGGGCAGCACTGTCGCTGCAGAGGAGGGTGGCCGCCAGTAAGCCCGCTCCAGCAGCCCCACCTCAGGACAATGCAGCCACCAGACTATCCCCCCTTTTACCATGATAAAAGGAAGGTCaccgggccgggcacagtggctcatgcctgtaatcccagcactttgggaggccgagacgggtggatcatttgaggtcaggagttggagaccagcctggccaacatggtgaaaccccgcctctactaaaaatacaaaaattagttgggcatggtggctcacgcctgtaatcccagcactttgggaggccgaggcaggcagatcaagaggtcaggagttcaagaccagcctagccagcatggtgaaacctggtctctactaaaaatacaaaacttagctgggcgtggtggcatgcacctaaaTCCCAgctacagctactcgggaggctgaggtaggagaatcacttgaccccgggaggcggcggttacagtgagccgagatcgcgccaccgcactccagcctgggcaacagagcaagactccatctcaaaaaaaaaaaaaaaaaaaaattaagccgggcgtggtggcaggtgcctgtaatttcagctactcgggaggctgaggtacgagaattgcttgagcccagaaagtggaggctaaggtgagccaagatcgcgccactgcactccagcccgggtgacagagtgagacattgtctcaaaaaaaaaaaaaagaagaagaagaaaggtcaCAGGAAGCATTTTCCAAACCCCGAGAGAGATGAAAGAGGAAAAACTAAACATTCTACCTTAATAGCCAGCCCAGAGAGGTCCGCATTGTCTGGCACGGGGGGCAGGCCCAGTCGGACGTCCATGTCATAAGTGCGGCTGTGCACAAGGGCCCCGAAGAGCGAGACCCGGGTGTCTCTCTCGAACCTGTCACCACAAGGGTCACCAAATGAGAAGAGCCCGACGGTGGGCAGGCCAGTGCCTGGAGCAGCCTCCATAACCTGAAGTGTTTCCTGGATCATGGTGTGACACAAACACTCTTCTCTGGAGATGAGAGACTGAACGTCCATCTCAAACACACTCAGGTCGTCGCAATCATAGCCGCTGTACGGAACGTTTCTCCCCACATGCTTGTTGTTAAGGAAGTAGTCTCGTTTTCTCGGCAGAACTTGAGGGGGACCACTCCCTGCCAGCTGAACCAGGAGGTCCAAaacagaccccacctccaaaagCGGACAGCAAGGGGCTGCTTCAAGCTCCTCCACAAGCTCCTCCAAACGGTCGGCCTTGGGGCCCAGGCCACCCACTCTCAAGTCAAAGGACAACATGAGGATCTTGTTTCTCGCTGGTAGTTTGGACATGTCAGGCTGCAGCTGTTGAGTGTCATCTTGAAAAAGATTTGTGAAAAGAGCATTGTAGGCCACCTTCTTGAGGCTCCGCTTTGCCCTCTTCCGGTTCACACTGCGCTGGCCCAGGTGAGTCTTGGCAGCCGGCAGGAGGGCCTCACACAGGTCGTCGAACAGCTGCGTGATGCTGGCCATGCCCCCTCTCAGCTCCGGGCCCCCGGCGTGCGGGAAAACACCTCACCCGGGCTTCACTCACGCTCCGGAAGACAGGGAGTGAGAGAGGGTCTGAAGAGGCTCAATGACAGGCGGCCTCTCCAATGCCGAAGCTCAGAACTGGTATTTTTAAAGGAGGCCTTGCGGTCGCTCTACTCAGAGTAAACACgccctgccctccccagcccaAGCACGCTGCCCGGCGCCCGGCAGCCCACCAGAAGCCAGCTCGGCGTTTCTTCTTATTCAGTGGCCCTCAACCTTTAGGGAGTCACAGAACCGTGGCAAAACCGAAGAACGAAACGCGCGCCCGCGCAGTACAGCGGACGAACTCGGCTTTGCAACCCGTTCTTCGGGACCCACGAGAGGAGACGGCCAGGAGAGGGTGCCACTCCGAGGGTCGTGGGCAGCGGAGAGTCTGGGGGCTCAGCCGGGTGGGTCCCGGGTTCTAGCCTGCACGTCCACCCGTTCTCCAGGCCTCAGCCGTGGAAAGTGCCCACGGCTCCCGCTCCCGCCGCCTCCGTCGCGTCACAGCCGCGCCAGTGTGAAGAGCACTAGGGCGGGCGCGCCGGAAATACGTCACGGGAACGCAGGCAGCGCGTGAAGTTGGTGAGGCCGGGGCCGCGGCATACTTCCGGCCTGAGTCCGGCACCGCGGGTGAGAGACCGAGGCCGAGAGTGCTCAGTAAaggaggcagagccagggttTCGTTTGACCGATGTTTACTAACGGCGCAAAGGCGGGGAGCGAAGCGCAGCGGGGCGCAGGGGCCGGAACGGGACCGAGGGTGGGTTGCATGGGCCTCGGTGGGACGGGCCGGGGCGCGATGGGTGGGGCGGGAGCGAGGTGAGGTGAGGGGTGGAGCGGGGGAAGCACGGGTGGGAGGGAGCGGGGCGAGTGGGGGAGCGAGGGGAGGTGCGGGGCGCGGGGATTGGGAGTGGGCGGGGTTCCGTGCCCCAGAGTCGAGGGAACCGTGGGCTTGGGGTCCGGATCGCGGCCGCGGGGCGCTGGCGTGCGGTGTCATTTCTGCGGGGTaaatgctcccaccttggccgATTTCAAGCCACCAGGTGAGGATGGCACTACAGGAGGAGCCGAGAAGAGGCGCGCAGTTGGCCTCCGGCGCTGGAGCTGGTTCAGGGcactcccctgccctgccctccccaccgATCTCTGCGGCAGAGCCAGGCCCCAGGGCAGGGCCATGCCTCCGCAGTCAGGCTAACCTGCAACATCTTCCACTGAGGTTCCAGCTGCCCTCTCAGGTACATCAGGGCCTGGACGTCCTCTGGGGAGGCCACAGAGGAAGGGCCTAGGCTAGGAGGTGCCTCTCCATTCAGCACCCGGGCCAAGATCCCTGCTAGCTGGGGTGTGGAGTCCTGGACCAGGGGCGAAGACGGAAGCAGTCACTGGTCCTTCCCCTCGTCCCACCCCGCAGCACCTCCACCCTGCCCAGCTTACCTCCTCCAGGAGGGCCAGGACTCGGCCCCCTGCCAGCCCCCGAAGCATTGCAGCCAGGAGTGCAGCGTGGGGGCCCTGCAGGCCATGGCCAGGCCCCAGCGCCACCAGCACCAGGTCAGGCTGGAAGCCGTAGGCCAGGGGCAGCACCAAGCCCAAGATGCAGCTCAGGAAACCACCGGTCATCTGTGGGGACAGCAGAGCCCAGCTCCTCATCTACTGACACCTGCTGGCTCTGGCCTCCCAACCTCCCAATCTCAGGGCCCCTGGAGTAGGAGCAGGGAGACAGGAAGGACCAGAGGCCTGCTATCATGACAATGCCAGCAAACAGCAGCTGTACACATCCATGGGCTCCCCAGCACCTGCCTTGCCGCGTGGCATGGTCACTCACCACTGGCAGTGGCGTGGAGACGTGGAACATGGATAGGGCAGCCGCCTCCTTGCCCCTGATGTTCAGCCACAGACTCCTCCTTCCAGGACCCAGGTGCATAAGTGTAAGGCCCTGCTCACCCTCCTGAGCCCAgaccacagaggcagaggtggaagagcaTTCACGGGGCCATGGGCAGGGGTGCTGTGACTGCTGAGCCTCTGTGCTGGAGACCCACCTGGCATTGCCTCCAGCAGCCCTTCTCCCAAACCCCAGCTGAGGAAGGCTCCATTCAGCACCACACAGTGCCCCACCCACCCGTCACCCTGGGGCCCAGGCACACGTCCATCACATGCCCGTCCACATGCATGGCTGGACATATGCAAGACCTGAGAGTCCTACCCGTCATGGGCGAGGTCTGGAGGCCGGTCCAGCTGTCCCAGGGCCACGCACAGCAGCCTGGAAGAAGAGCTGGCCTCAGGACAGTTGTTCATGTTGTCCAGAGTCCATTCCCAGAACTCTCTGTGCTTGGCCAGCCAGGATAGGGGTGCCCACAGGTCCTGCCGTCAGAGGCTCAGGATGGCCAAGTGAGGCTTACCTCTGGGCTCCGTGGGACAGGCCTCTCCGAACAGCCACATCCAGGGTGGCTGCTgcagcagaggctggagtggCTGCTATACCACTGTTCACCTGTGGGATGAATAAACAGTGGAGAATGAGGCACTAACCAACTCCCAAGCCAGGTAAACAGATCCACAGTTCCCTTCATTCGGTGTGTCTCTGTGGCTACTGTCAGCCACACGTCTTCTTACACTAAGGTCAATCACTCCATTTCTGTAAATAAGATGCTTacgtctataatttttttttttttttttttttttagagaggcagggtctcgttctgtagccaggctggcgtgcagtggcgcaccacagtctcaaactcctgggcttaagcgatcgtcctgcctcagcctcctaagtagctgaactacaggcacacaccaccacgcttggctgacttttttattttttgtggagacagggtctccatatgttctctaggctggtcttgaactcctgggctcaagcgtttctcccaccttggccccccaaactgccgttattacaggcatgagccactgcaccctgcctaaatgtatactttaaatcacccCCTTCACCTCTCTGCCAAAGAGCATTTAACTGAAGAAGCTGAGGTCAGAGGTCAGACACACTAGTGATCCCCACCCCTGGGGCTGTGCTGGgaacagttcctggcacaagGCAATGTTCACATCCATGTGGTTCTGTACCACCCAGCCCTCCTCTGGACAGGCCACATCTCGTTGGCAGGTCCTGGTCCCTGCCCCTAGGTCCACAGCATCCCCATCCTCTCCCAGGTGCTCCCACCTGCCCATCCAGCATCCCATCTAAGAGGTACAGGAGCTTCCCAAGTGCAGTGAGGGCCTCCTCCCGGGCCAGGGACTCGTGTGGCCTGTGGTGGACAGACCAGAGGGACACACAGACACGGAGTGACCGCAGGtcaggcacacacaggcacaggtgTAGATGCAGCCCCATCCTTCTCCCCAGGCCAGCCCTGCCCACCTGGCCCAGGCTTCTGTCTCCTCCCTCAGGGCTGACCCTTCCTGTTGGATGACGTCAGGGGGCAGGACCAATGTGATATCCGGTGCTGTCAGGGCAACAGCGGTGCGGACAGAGGGTGCGGGGCAGAGGCACGGCTGGTCCAGGAGGGAGCTCGGTGCAGATGCAGCTGCCTTACACACTGGACccccaggcagcagaggtggaGGCCTCCCCTCTGGGGAGTGGCTGCTGGGGCTCATCGGCACAGCGGTCACATCTAGGGACAGTTCG includes:
- the HDAC10 gene encoding polyamine deacetylase HDAC10 isoform X9, giving the protein MGTALVYHEDMTATRLLWDDPECEIERPERLTAALDRLRQRGLEQRCLRLSAREASEEELGLVHSPEYVSLVRETQVLGKEELQALSGQFDAIYFHPSTFHCARLAAGAGLQLVDAVLTGAVQNGLALVRPPGHHSQRAAANGFCVFNNVAIAAAHAKQKHGLHRILVVDWDVHHGQGIQYLFEDDPSVLYFSWHRYEHGRFWPFLRESDADAVGRGQGLGFTVNLPWNQDLTQPSGTLRGKCRPRQSASPTSHSCCRCWPAAGSAPCWSALESIRSARAAQAPHWKSLQLQDVTAVPMSPSSHSPEGRPPPLLPGGPVCKAAASAPSSLLDQPCLCPAPSVRTAVALTAPDITLVLPPDVIQQEGSALREETEAWARPHESLAREEALTALGKLLYLLDGMLDGQVNSGIAATPASAAAATLDVAVRRGLSHGAQRLLCVALGQLDRPPDLAHDGRSLWLNIRGKEAAALSMFHVSTPLPVMTGGFLSCILGLVLPLAYGFQPDLVLVALGPGHGLQGPHAALLAAMLRGLAGGRVLALLEEDSTPQLAGILARVLNGEAPPSLGPSSVASPEDVQALMYLRGQLEPQWKMLQCHPHLVA
- the HDAC10 gene encoding polyamine deacetylase HDAC10 isoform X17, whose translation is MGTALVYHEDMTATRLLWDDPECEIERPERLTAALDRLRQRGLEQRCLRLSAREASEEELGLVHSPEYVSLVRETQVLGKEELQALSGQFDAIYFHPSTFHCARLAAGAGLQLVDAVLTGAVQNGLALVRPPGHHSQRAAANGFCVFNNVAIAAAHAKQKHGLHRILVVDWDVHHGQGIQYLFEDDPRSGWETLTTWLPSCTCCSHWPLSALESIRSARAAQAPHWKSLQLQDVTAVPMSPSSHSPEGRPPPLLPGGPVCKAAASAPSSLLDQPCLCPAPSVRTAVALTAPDITLVLPPDVIQQEGSALREETEAWARPHESLAREEALTALGKLLYLLDGMLDGQVNSGIAATPASAAAATLDVAVRRGLSHGAQRLLCVALGQLDRPPDLAHDGRSLWLNIRGKEAAALSMFHVSTPLPVMTGGFLSCILGLVLPLAYGFQPDLVLVALGPGHGLQGPHAALLAAMLRGLAGGRVLALLEEDSTPQLAGILARVLNGEAPPSLGPSSVASPEDVQALMYLRGQLEPQWKMLQCHPHLVA
- the HDAC10 gene encoding polyamine deacetylase HDAC10 isoform X6, whose protein sequence is MGTALVYHEDMTATRLLWDDPECEIERPERLTAALDRLRQRGLEQRCLRLSAREASEEELGLVHSPEYVSLVRETQVLGKEELQALSGQFDAIYFHPSTFHCARLAAGAGLQLVDAVLTGAVQNGLALVRPPGHHSQRAAANGFCVFNNVAIAAAHAKQKHGLHRILVVDWDVHHGQGIQYLFEDDPSVLYFSWHRYEHGRFWPFLRESDADAVGRGQGLGFTVNLPWNQVGMGNADYVAAFLHLLLPLAFEGGYHLESLAESVCMTVQTLLGDPAPPLSGPMVPCQSALESIRSARAAQAPHWKSLQLQDVTAVPMSPSSHSPEGRPPPLLPGGPVCKAAASAPSSLLDQPCLCPAPSVRTAVALTAPDITLVLPPDVIQQEGSALREETEAWARPHESLAREEALTALGKLLYLLDGMLDGQVNSGIAATPASAAAATLDVAVRRGLSHGAQRLLCVALGQLDRPPDLAHDGRSLWLNIRGKEAAALSMFHVSTPLPVMTGGFLSCILGLVLPLAYGFQPDLVLVALGPGHGLQGPHAALLAAMLRGLAGGRVLALLEEDSTPQLAGILARVLNGEAPPSLGPSSVASPEDVQALMYLRGQLEPQWKMLQCHPHLVA
- the HDAC10 gene encoding polyamine deacetylase HDAC10 isoform X8 — protein: MGTALVYHEDMTATRLLWDDPECEIERPERLTAALDRLRQRGLEQRCLRLSAREASEEELGLVHSPEYVSLVRETQVLGKEELQALSGQFDAIYFHPSTFHCARLAAGAGLQLVDAVLTGAVQNGLALVRPPGHHSQRAAANGFCVFNNVAIAAAHAKQKHGLHRILVVDWDVHHGQGIQYLFEDDPSSGCSLGCPARSGWETLTTWLPSCTCCSHWPLSLTLSWCWSRQDLTQPSGTLRGKCRPRQSASPTSHSCCRCWPAAGSAPCWSALESIRSARAAQAPHWKSLQLQDVTAVPMSPSSHSPEGRPPPLLPGGPVCKAAASAPSSLLDQPCLCPAPSVRTAVALTAPDITLVLPPDVIQQEGSALREETEAWARPHESLAREEALTALGKLLYLLDGMLDGQVNSGIAATPASAAAATLDVAVRRGLSHGAQRLLCVALGQLDRPPDLAHDGRSLWLNIRGKEAAALSMFHVSTPLPVMTGGFLSCILGLVLPLAYGFQPDLVLVALGPGHGLQGPHAALLAAMLRGLAGGRVLALLEEDSTPQLAGILARVLNGEAPPSLGPSSVASPEDVQALMYLRGQLEPQWKMLQCHPHLVA
- the HDAC10 gene encoding polyamine deacetylase HDAC10 isoform X14 translates to MGTALVYHEDMTATRLLWDDPECEIERPERLTAALDRLRQRGLEQRCLRLSAREASEEELGLVHRPPGHHSQRAAANGFCVFNNVAIAAAHAKQKHGLHRILVVDWDVHHGQGIQYLFEDDPSVLYFSWHRYEHGRFWPFLRESDADAVGRGQGLGFTVNLPWNQVGMGNADYVAAFLHLLLPLAFEDLTQPSGTLRGKCRPRQSASPTSHSCCRCWPAAGSAPCWSALESIRSARAAQAPHWKSLQLQDVTAVPMSPSSHSPEGRPPPLLPGGPVCKAAASAPSSLLDQPCLCPAPSVRTAVALTAPDITLVLPPDVIQQEGSALREETEAWARPHESLAREEALTALGKLLYLLDGMLDGQVNSGIAATPASAAAATLDVAVRRGLSHGAQRLLCVALGQLDRPPDLAHDGRSLWLNIRGKEAAALSMFHVSTPLPVMTGGFLSCILGLVLPLAYGFQPDLVLVALGPGHGLQGPHAALLAAMLRGLAGGRVLALLEEDSTPQLAGILARVLNGEAPPSLGPSSVASPEDVQALMYLRGQLEPQWKMLQCHPHLVA
- the HDAC10 gene encoding polyamine deacetylase HDAC10 isoform X11, coding for MGTALVYHEDMTATRLLWDDPECEIERPERLTAALDRLRQRGLEQRCLRLSAREASEEELGLVHRPPGHHSQRAAANGFCVFNNVAIAAAHAKQKHGLHRILVVDWDVHHGQGIQYLFEDDPSVLYFSWHRYEHGRFWPFLRESDADAVGRGQGLGFTVNLPWNQVGMGNADYVAAFLHLLLPLAFEGQMQATPECFAHLTQLLQVLAGGRVCAVLEGGYHLESLAESVCMTVQTLLGDPAPPLSGPMVPCQSALESIRSARAAQAPHWKSLQLQDVTAVPMSPSSHSPEGRPPPLLPGGPVCKAAASAPSSLLDQPCLCPAPSVRTAVALTAPDITLVLPPDVIQQEGSALREETEAWARPHESLAREEALTALGKLLYLLDGMLDGQVNSGIAATPASAAAATLDVAVRRGLSHGAQRLLCVALGQLDRPPDLAHDGRSLWLNIRGKEAAALSMFHVSTPLPVMTGGFLSCILGLVLPLAYGFQPDLVLVALGPGHGLQGPHAALLAAMLRGLAGGRVLALLEEDSTPQLAGILARVLNGEAPPSLGPSSVASPEDVQALMYLRGQLEPQWKMLQCHPHLVA
- the HDAC10 gene encoding polyamine deacetylase HDAC10 isoform X12, which gives rise to MGTALVYHEDMTATRLLWDDPECEIERPERLTAALDRLRQRGLEQRCLRLSAREASEEELGLVHSPEYVSLVRETQVLGKEELQALSGQFDAIYFHPSTFHCARLAAGAGLQLVDAVLTGAVQNGLALVRPPGHHSQRAAANGFCVFNNVAIAAAHAKQKHGLHRILVVDWDVHHGQGIQYLFEDDPSSGCSLGCPARSGWETLTTWLPSCTCCSHWPLRGKCRPRQSASPTSHSCCRCWPAAGSAPCWSALESIRSARAAQAPHWKSLQLQDVTAVPMSPSSHSPEGRPPPLLPGGPVCKAAASAPSSLLDQPCLCPAPSVRTAVALTAPDITLVLPPDVIQQEGSALREETEAWARPHESLAREEALTALGKLLYLLDGMLDGQVNSGIAATPASAAAATLDVAVRRGLSHGAQRLLCVALGQLDRPPDLAHDGRSLWLNIRGKEAAALSMFHVSTPLPVMTGGFLSCILGLVLPLAYGFQPDLVLVALGPGHGLQGPHAALLAAMLRGLAGGRVLALLEEDSTPQLAGILARVLNGEAPPSLGPSSVASPEDVQALMYLRGQLEPQWKMLQCHPHLVA
- the HDAC10 gene encoding polyamine deacetylase HDAC10 isoform X16 gives rise to the protein MGTALVYHEDMTATRLLWDDPECEIERPERLTAALDRLRQRGLEQRCLRLSAREASEEELGLVHSPEYVSLVRETQVLGKEELQALSGQFDAIYFHPSTFHCARLAAGAGLQLVDAVLTGAVQNGLALVRPPGHHSQRAAANGFCVFNNVAIAAAHAKQKHGLHRILVVDWDVHHGQGIQYLFEDDPSSGCSLGCPARSGWETLTTWLPSCTCCSHWPLSALESIRSARAAQAPHWKSLQLQDVTAVPMSPSSHSPEGRPPPLLPGGPVCKAAASAPSSLLDQPCLCPAPSVRTAVALTAPDITLVLPPDVIQQEGSALREETEAWARPHESLAREEALTALGKLLYLLDGMLDGQVNSGIAATPASAAAATLDVAVRRGLSHGAQRLLCVALGQLDRPPDLAHDGRSLWLNIRGKEAAALSMFHVSTPLPVMTGGFLSCILGLVLPLAYGFQPDLVLVALGPGHGLQGPHAALLAAMLRGLAGGRVLALLEEDSTPQLAGILARVLNGEAPPSLGPSSVASPEDVQALMYLRGQLEPQWKMLQCHPHLVA
- the HDAC10 gene encoding polyamine deacetylase HDAC10 isoform X10, giving the protein MGTALVYHEDMTATRLLWDDPECEIERPERLTAALDRLRQRGLEQRCLRLSAREASEEELGLVHSPEYVSLVRETQVLGKEELQALSGQFDAIYFHPSTFHCARLAAGAGLQLVDAVLTGAVQNGLALVRPPGHHSQRAAANGFCVFNNVAIAAAHAKQKHGLHRILVVDWDVHHGQGIQYLFEDDPRSGWETLTTWLPSCTCCSHWPLSLTLSWCWSRQDLTQPSGTLRGKCRPRQSASPTSHSCCRCWPAAGSAPCWSALESIRSARAAQAPHWKSLQLQDVTAVPMSPSSHSPEGRPPPLLPGGPVCKAAASAPSSLLDQPCLCPAPSVRTAVALTAPDITLVLPPDVIQQEGSALREETEAWARPHESLAREEALTALGKLLYLLDGMLDGQVNSGIAATPASAAAATLDVAVRRGLSHGAQRLLCVALGQLDRPPDLAHDGRSLWLNIRGKEAAALSMFHVSTPLPVMTGGFLSCILGLVLPLAYGFQPDLVLVALGPGHGLQGPHAALLAAMLRGLAGGRVLALLEEDSTPQLAGILARVLNGEAPPSLGPSSVASPEDVQALMYLRGQLEPQWKMLQCHPHLVA